A window of the Helianthus annuus cultivar XRQ/B chromosome 4, HanXRQr2.0-SUNRISE, whole genome shotgun sequence genome harbors these coding sequences:
- the LOC110913292 gene encoding uncharacterized protein LOC110913292, which translates to MNANGFFFFKFKTKEGMDKLVEDGPWLIRNVPIILKEWSASVKLEKEDIKAIPVWVKMHEVPLAAYTEDGLSLLASKIGVPKMLDSYTATMCAESWGRSSYARALIEIQAGADLKRSVTVAIPSLQGNGHSMVEVKVEYDWEPLRCSSCCVFGHEDNSCPKRPQVVSSGESSKKIDDFQVVGAKKKKFTNQGLPMKNQKPKVVYRPVVNPKPISSLKKPVNNQVSTSNPFDALKDDDGGQGGSTVGRREKEKKSSDRQDSDEEEVEEGLPVCGNFIFDDGG; encoded by the exons ATGAATGCAAAcggtttctttttctttaaattcaaaACAAAGGAAGGGATGGATAAATTGGTGGAGGATGGTCCGTGGTTGATCAGGAATGTTCCGATAATCTTGAAGGAGTGGTCGGCCTCTGTCAAGTTGGAAAAAGAAGACATAAAGGCTATCCCTGTTTGGGTTAAGATGCATGAAGTGCCGTTAGCAGCATATACTGAGGACGGTCTTAGTTTGCTTGCTTCTAAGATAGGGGTGCCTAAGATGCTAGATTCATACACTGCTACAATGTGTGCGGAGTCATGGGGAAGAAGCAGCTATGCTAGAGCTCTCATTGAAATTCAAGCCGGGGCTGACTTAAAGAGGAGTGTTACAGTTGCAATCCCATCTTTACAGGGTAACGGTCACTCAATGGTGGAGGTGAAAGtagaatatgattgggagcctttaaggTGCTCTTCTTGTTGTGTGTTTGGTCATGAGGATAACTCGTGTCCAAAGAGGCCTCAGGTCGTTTCGAGTGGGGAGtctagtaagaaaattgatgattttcaggttgtgggtGCAAAGAAGAAGAAATTTACTAATCAAGGTCTTCCCATGAAGAATCAGAAGCCTAAGGTAGTATACAGACCAGTTGTAAACCCTAAACCAATCTCGTCCTTGAAGAAGCCGGTGAACAATCAGGTATCAACGTCAAACCCCTTTGATGCTCTtaaggatgatgatggtggtcaGGGAGGTAGTACTGTGGGTCGTAGAGAGAAGGAGAAAAAGTCGAGTGACAGGCAGGATTCGGATGAAGAGGAGGTCGAAGAA GGGTTGCCGGTTTGTGGcaactttatttttgatgatggcggctga